In the genome of Longimicrobium sp., one region contains:
- a CDS encoding alpha-2-macroglobulin family protein translates to MRVLLRPVPLLIALLLAVGAAPLQAQRRSVIPPLHVRPLSTAPDTVAPDSSGLRFRLSAAPLRAPERETPAPALMLPRADAERILARLAPLPSVAAAERFAFPAATLPPPRTGRTVLAGFPPPDSAGPERPSDVAARAPLTVVRAAPRGEVQLGAEVTVTFSQAMVPLSTVSNVEAREAPVVITPRIAGRWRWLDVRTVVFTPEGRVPFATEYTVTIPAGTRSASGGALAEEVRWTFRTPELNGIGAWPYGDRVRPDPVFLIHFDQQVSPPALLPSIRLTAGGVERTVRLASAEEIQRDSVARAFAAQGEPGTWIAFRATQPLPLNTPIQVQVRQGAPSAEGPLRTTRVQEWSFRTYAPLRVTEAQCGYRDDVCPPGTAWRVQFNNALDSAARRPEWVRVQPALPGLRVSVVGNQLWIHGDAEPNTRYTVTLGRGIRDEFGQVLGREETRVFRVGPPEPGIIGFAERMMVLEASGPRTVSVFTHDLPRLRLRMNRVRPEDWAQFRRWTPEAGVLPGTTVVDRWLRANPARGAVTEHAIDADEVLRGEPGHVLVSVETEAGRESATWLQVTRVGVAAFADPQEVLVWATALHDGSPIAGAQVRMLPDGTAGVTGRDGLVSLALPGAAEREGQRYLAAGPPGDQAILVQGRGGWLSLTREPRETELLWYGITDRNLYRPGEEVRFKGWVRRFERTKRGGLASAGVGSGVSWRASDPQGNEIAKGTARLTEFGGFDGVFTVPAGANLGGAAITVRLDGMEGEHPIQFQVQEFRRPEFEVAAQADPGPHVVGGSAQVSVTASYFSGGALPGAEVSWRVESHPATYTPPGWAEWRFGMEDAGWWSWRPRPPPPQETRTLEGETDVQGRHAIRLDLDRAVPPRAYTLNAYATVVDVNRQPWTANAQLLVHPAEVYVGLRTERAWQMRGEPIRVEGMVVDLDGKPVTGRPVRMRAERLSWVQRGGGWEEVAGDTLTCGFVSDLNPRTCTFATPEGGRYRLVADVTDERGRPSRTEVTVWVSGGAPFQQPGQRMGAAQQVRLLPDRERYAPGDTARILVQLPFWPARGLMTVRRNGIVSTDTIQSDSSTFILAVPVTEADIPNTHVQVDVVGASDTIPGSRGTDFASGTAMLSVPPTGRSLSIVPLAADSVAVPDAPASVTVQVNDAQGRPVPGAEVALAVVDEAVLALTGYRFSDPLELFHPASGPGTTDAWLHPSVLKRGSGVGVVSGRVRDTAGQPVAGAMVTVEGTDLRVATDAAGAFRLTGVPSGPRTLTAARIGLGSASRDVVVGPDPVQVDIVMRADEVQLESITVTGFGAADGVVLQGRMGGVVGRASSTAPPAPPMPAPVSAPPPEEPQPAIAVRTNFNPLAVWTPVVRTDAEGRATVPFTLPSSLTRYRVMAVAAQGLARFGAGESSLTVRQPLMVRPSAPRFLNFGDRFDFTVVIQNQTGEPMTVDVAARAEGIAFAEPGRRVTVPANDRVEVRIPGEAVRAGTAHVQVAAVSGARSDAAFVTLPVYTPATAEAFATYGNFTEGAATLPLQIDENDVLPGFGGLEVSTSSTALHELTDAFLYLVKYPYHGSEQIASRLLAVAALRDVLTEFRAEGLPPAQALADSVARDIQALRRMQNHDGGWDFWRGDRESWPYVSVHVTHALVRMRERGYPVPDDMLQRALQYTRTVRERMPAWYPEPSRRAIRAYALYVRSLAGERVGGEVTALLREAEAGRLPLEVVGWLLAASAGQGGTQETRDELLRIVNNRATETASTATFANTYEQGEYLLLHSSRRTDAVVLEALLRTEPRNPLVAKTVRGLLGGRRAGRWSNTQENAWVLLALDRYFREYEAQTPDFVARVWLGERFAGEHAFAGRNADRHQLTVPIDALVELNPESVTVGKEGAGRVYYRAGLRYAPRGLDLPSLDRGFSVERTYEAIDDPSDVVRGEDGVWRIRPGARVRVTVTMVTPSRRVHVALVDPLPAGFEPVNTALRGAEVVPPADTPDQAPWTVSHRGWWWGPWFQHQNLRDDRAEAFTTHLNAGVHTYSYVARATTLGEFIVPPPRAEEMYSPETFGRGSSDRVRIEDN, encoded by the coding sequence ATGCGAGTCTTGCTTCGGCCCGTTCCGCTCCTGATCGCGCTGCTCCTGGCGGTGGGCGCCGCGCCCCTCCAGGCCCAGCGCCGTTCGGTCATCCCGCCGCTGCACGTCCGGCCGCTTTCCACCGCGCCGGACACGGTGGCCCCCGACAGCAGCGGGCTGCGCTTTCGCCTGAGCGCCGCGCCGCTGCGCGCGCCGGAGCGCGAGACGCCCGCCCCCGCGCTGATGCTGCCGCGGGCAGACGCGGAGCGCATCCTGGCCCGGCTGGCGCCGCTGCCCTCCGTCGCCGCGGCGGAGCGGTTCGCCTTTCCCGCGGCCACGCTGCCGCCGCCGCGCACCGGGCGCACGGTGCTGGCGGGCTTTCCCCCGCCGGACAGCGCCGGGCCGGAGCGTCCCTCGGATGTGGCGGCGCGCGCTCCCCTGACCGTGGTCCGCGCCGCGCCGCGGGGCGAGGTGCAGTTGGGCGCAGAGGTCACCGTCACCTTCTCGCAGGCGATGGTGCCGCTTTCCACCGTCAGCAACGTGGAGGCGCGCGAGGCGCCGGTCGTCATCACCCCGCGCATCGCCGGGCGCTGGCGCTGGCTGGACGTGCGCACCGTGGTGTTCACCCCCGAGGGCCGGGTGCCGTTCGCCACGGAGTACACCGTCACCATCCCCGCGGGCACCCGCTCCGCATCCGGCGGCGCGCTGGCGGAAGAGGTGCGGTGGACCTTCCGCACCCCCGAGCTGAACGGCATCGGGGCGTGGCCGTACGGCGACCGCGTGCGGCCCGATCCCGTGTTTCTCATCCACTTCGACCAGCAGGTGTCGCCGCCCGCGCTGCTTCCCTCCATCCGGCTGACGGCGGGTGGCGTGGAGCGGACGGTCCGCCTGGCATCCGCGGAGGAGATCCAGCGCGACTCCGTGGCCCGCGCCTTTGCGGCGCAGGGGGAGCCCGGCACCTGGATCGCCTTCCGCGCCACGCAGCCGCTTCCGCTGAACACGCCCATCCAGGTGCAGGTGCGCCAGGGCGCGCCCTCCGCCGAGGGGCCGCTGCGCACCACGCGCGTCCAGGAGTGGAGCTTCCGCACGTACGCCCCGCTGCGCGTCACCGAGGCGCAATGCGGGTATCGCGACGATGTGTGCCCGCCCGGCACAGCGTGGCGGGTACAGTTCAACAACGCGCTGGATTCCGCGGCGCGGCGCCCGGAGTGGGTGCGGGTGCAGCCCGCCCTCCCCGGCCTGCGCGTGTCGGTAGTCGGTAACCAGCTCTGGATTCACGGCGACGCCGAGCCCAACACCCGCTACACCGTGACCCTGGGCCGGGGCATCCGCGACGAGTTCGGCCAGGTGCTGGGGCGCGAGGAGACGCGGGTGTTCCGCGTGGGACCGCCCGAGCCGGGCATCATCGGGTTCGCGGAGCGGATGATGGTGCTGGAGGCGTCCGGCCCGCGCACCGTCTCCGTGTTCACCCACGACCTGCCGCGCCTGCGCCTTCGCATGAACCGCGTGCGGCCGGAAGACTGGGCGCAGTTCCGGCGGTGGACCCCCGAGGCGGGCGTCCTTCCGGGAACCACCGTGGTGGACCGCTGGCTCCGCGCGAACCCGGCGCGGGGCGCGGTCACCGAACACGCGATCGACGCCGACGAGGTGCTGCGGGGCGAGCCCGGGCACGTGCTGGTGTCCGTAGAGACCGAGGCGGGCCGCGAGTCCGCCACCTGGCTGCAGGTGACCCGCGTGGGCGTGGCCGCGTTCGCCGACCCGCAGGAGGTGCTGGTGTGGGCCACGGCCCTGCACGACGGCAGCCCCATCGCCGGCGCGCAGGTGCGCATGCTCCCCGACGGCACGGCCGGGGTGACGGGCCGGGACGGGCTGGTGTCGCTGGCGCTTCCGGGCGCGGCGGAGCGCGAGGGTCAGCGGTACCTGGCGGCGGGCCCGCCCGGCGACCAGGCCATCCTCGTCCAGGGCCGTGGCGGCTGGCTGTCCCTCACGCGCGAGCCCAGGGAGACGGAGCTGCTGTGGTACGGCATCACCGACCGCAACCTGTACCGGCCGGGCGAGGAGGTGCGCTTCAAGGGATGGGTGCGGCGGTTCGAGCGCACCAAGAGGGGCGGCCTGGCTTCCGCGGGCGTGGGCTCCGGCGTCTCCTGGCGCGCGAGCGACCCGCAGGGGAACGAGATCGCCAAGGGCACCGCGCGGCTGACGGAGTTCGGCGGCTTCGACGGGGTGTTCACCGTTCCCGCGGGGGCCAACCTGGGCGGCGCCGCGATCACGGTGCGCCTGGACGGAATGGAGGGCGAGCACCCCATCCAGTTCCAGGTGCAGGAGTTCCGCCGCCCGGAGTTCGAGGTGGCGGCGCAGGCCGATCCGGGTCCGCACGTGGTGGGCGGCTCGGCCCAGGTGTCGGTGACCGCCTCGTACTTCAGCGGTGGCGCGCTTCCCGGCGCGGAGGTGTCGTGGCGTGTGGAGAGCCATCCGGCGACGTACACCCCGCCCGGGTGGGCCGAGTGGCGGTTCGGAATGGAGGACGCAGGATGGTGGTCGTGGAGGCCGCGCCCGCCGCCGCCGCAGGAGACGCGCACGCTGGAGGGCGAGACGGACGTGCAGGGGCGGCACGCCATCCGGCTGGATCTGGACCGCGCCGTCCCCCCGCGCGCCTACACGCTGAACGCGTACGCCACCGTCGTCGACGTCAACCGCCAGCCCTGGACGGCCAACGCCCAGCTGCTGGTGCATCCCGCCGAGGTGTACGTCGGGTTGCGGACGGAGCGCGCCTGGCAGATGCGCGGTGAGCCGATCCGCGTGGAGGGCATGGTGGTGGACCTGGATGGAAAGCCGGTCACTGGGCGCCCCGTGCGGATGCGGGCCGAGCGGCTGTCCTGGGTGCAGCGGGGCGGCGGATGGGAAGAGGTGGCGGGCGATACGCTGACGTGCGGCTTCGTCTCGGATCTCAATCCTCGCACCTGCACCTTCGCGACGCCGGAGGGCGGGCGCTACCGCCTGGTGGCGGACGTCACCGACGAGCGGGGCCGCCCGTCGCGCACCGAGGTGACGGTGTGGGTGTCGGGCGGCGCGCCCTTTCAGCAGCCGGGGCAGCGGATGGGGGCCGCCCAGCAGGTTCGCCTTCTTCCCGACCGCGAGCGCTATGCGCCGGGCGATACGGCGCGCATCCTGGTGCAGCTTCCGTTCTGGCCCGCGCGCGGCCTGATGACGGTGCGCCGCAACGGCATCGTCAGCACCGATACCATCCAGTCCGACTCGTCCACGTTCATCCTGGCGGTGCCCGTCACCGAGGCCGACATCCCCAACACCCACGTGCAGGTGGACGTGGTGGGCGCGTCGGACACCATCCCGGGATCGCGCGGGACGGACTTCGCCAGCGGCACGGCCATGCTCAGCGTGCCGCCCACGGGCCGGTCGCTGTCGATCGTTCCCCTCGCCGCGGATTCGGTGGCGGTGCCCGACGCGCCGGCGTCCGTCACCGTGCAGGTGAACGACGCGCAGGGCCGTCCCGTGCCCGGCGCCGAGGTGGCGCTTGCCGTGGTGGACGAGGCGGTGCTGGCGCTCACCGGCTACCGCTTCAGCGACCCGCTGGAGCTGTTCCATCCGGCGTCCGGTCCGGGCACGACGGACGCCTGGCTGCACCCCTCCGTGCTGAAGCGCGGCTCGGGCGTGGGGGTGGTCAGCGGCCGGGTGCGCGACACCGCGGGGCAGCCGGTCGCGGGCGCGATGGTCACCGTAGAGGGAACGGACCTGCGGGTGGCGACGGACGCGGCCGGCGCGTTCCGGCTGACCGGCGTGCCGTCCGGCCCGCGGACCCTCACCGCAGCCAGGATCGGGCTGGGCTCCGCGTCGCGCGACGTGGTGGTGGGTCCGGACCCGGTGCAGGTGGACATCGTGATGCGGGCGGACGAGGTGCAGTTGGAGAGCATCACCGTCACCGGGTTCGGCGCGGCGGACGGCGTGGTGCTGCAGGGCAGGATGGGCGGCGTGGTAGGCCGCGCGTCGTCCACCGCTCCCCCGGCGCCGCCCATGCCCGCCCCGGTGTCGGCGCCCCCTCCGGAGGAGCCGCAGCCCGCCATCGCCGTCCGCACCAACTTCAACCCGCTGGCGGTGTGGACGCCGGTGGTGCGGACGGACGCGGAGGGACGGGCGACGGTTCCGTTCACCCTGCCCAGCAGCCTCACGCGCTACCGTGTGATGGCCGTCGCGGCACAGGGGCTGGCGCGGTTCGGGGCGGGCGAGTCGTCCCTTACCGTCCGCCAGCCGCTGATGGTGCGCCCGTCGGCGCCGCGGTTCCTGAACTTCGGCGACCGCTTCGACTTCACCGTCGTCATCCAGAACCAGACGGGGGAGCCGATGACCGTGGACGTGGCCGCCCGCGCGGAGGGCATCGCGTTCGCCGAGCCAGGGCGCCGGGTGACGGTGCCGGCAAACGACCGCGTGGAGGTGCGCATTCCGGGCGAGGCGGTGCGCGCGGGGACGGCGCACGTGCAGGTGGCGGCCGTCTCCGGCGCCCGCTCCGACGCGGCGTTCGTCACCCTGCCCGTCTACACGCCGGCTACGGCCGAGGCGTTCGCCACGTACGGCAACTTCACCGAGGGCGCGGCCACGCTGCCGCTGCAGATCGACGAGAACGACGTGCTTCCCGGCTTTGGCGGACTGGAGGTGAGCACCTCGTCCACGGCGCTGCACGAGCTGACGGACGCGTTCCTGTACCTGGTCAAGTACCCGTACCATGGCTCGGAGCAGATCGCCTCGCGGCTGCTGGCCGTGGCCGCGCTGCGCGACGTGCTCACCGAGTTCCGCGCCGAGGGGCTGCCGCCTGCGCAGGCGCTGGCGGACTCGGTGGCGCGCGACATCCAGGCGCTCCGCAGGATGCAGAACCACGATGGCGGCTGGGACTTCTGGCGCGGCGACCGCGAGTCGTGGCCGTACGTGAGCGTGCACGTGACGCACGCGCTGGTTCGCATGCGCGAGCGGGGCTACCCGGTGCCCGACGACATGCTTCAGCGGGCCCTGCAGTACACGCGCACGGTACGGGAGCGTATGCCGGCCTGGTACCCGGAGCCGTCCCGCCGCGCGATCCGTGCGTATGCGCTCTATGTCCGCTCGCTGGCGGGGGAGCGCGTGGGCGGCGAGGTGACGGCGCTCCTGCGCGAGGCCGAGGCCGGCCGGCTTCCGCTGGAGGTGGTGGGATGGCTGCTCGCCGCGTCTGCGGGGCAGGGGGGAACGCAGGAAACGCGTGACGAGCTGCTGCGCATCGTCAACAACCGCGCGACGGAGACGGCCTCCACCGCCACCTTCGCCAACACCTACGAACAGGGCGAGTACCTGCTCCTTCACAGCAGCCGCCGCACGGACGCCGTGGTGCTCGAGGCGCTGCTTCGGACGGAGCCCCGCAACCCGCTGGTGGCCAAGACGGTGCGCGGGCTGCTGGGCGGGCGGCGCGCGGGCCGGTGGAGCAACACGCAGGAGAACGCGTGGGTGCTGCTGGCGCTGGACCGCTACTTCCGCGAGTACGAGGCGCAGACCCCCGATTTCGTCGCCCGCGTGTGGCTGGGCGAGCGCTTTGCCGGCGAGCACGCGTTCGCCGGCCGCAACGCCGACCGCCACCAGCTGACGGTGCCCATCGACGCCCTGGTGGAGCTGAATCCCGAGTCGGTGACCGTCGGCAAGGAAGGCGCGGGGCGCGTGTACTACCGCGCGGGGCTGCGGTACGCGCCGCGCGGGCTGGATCTGCCGTCGCTGGACCGCGGGTTCTCGGTGGAGCGCACCTACGAGGCCATCGACGATCCGTCGGATGTGGTGCGCGGGGAGGACGGCGTGTGGCGGATCAGGCCGGGTGCGCGGGTGCGGGTGACGGTGACGATGGTGACGCCCAGCCGCCGGGTGCACGTGGCGCTGGTGGATCCGCTGCCCGCCGGGTTCGAGCCCGTGAACACGGCCCTGCGCGGCGCCGAGGTGGTGCCGCCGGCCGACACGCCGGACCAGGCGCCCTGGACCGTTTCGCACCGCGGCTGGTGGTGGGGGCCGTGGTTCCAGCACCAGAACCTGCGCGACGACCGCGCCGAGGCGTTCACCACGCACCTGAACGCCGGCGTGCACACCTATTCCTACGTGGCGCGCGCCACCACGCTCGGCGAGTTCATCGTGCCGCCGCCGCGCGCGGAAGAGATGTACAGCCCCGAGACGTTCGGCCGCGGAAGCTCCGATCGGGTGAGGATCGAAGACAACTGA
- a CDS encoding gamma-glutamyl-gamma-aminobutyrate hydrolase family protein has translation MQQRPVIGIPTQTLQSIDRIPEDLPASWVMNQRYFLACTSVGAIPWMVPLLENDPETLRGIYDHLDGIFIAGGVDVDPTSYGAERHALCGRTDLARDYVELMFARWALEDGKPVMGVCRGQQVINVAAGGTLVQDCGELFPGALKHDYFPGAGWARDHLAHDVRIAPGSRLHTAFGVEQAMVNSMHHQSVDRLGEGLVATAWAQDGMVEALEGTREGQFLVGVQWHPEMLIDTHEGTRKLFEAFIEAANQFHDAKSLAYA, from the coding sequence ATGCAACAGCGCCCGGTCATCGGCATTCCCACGCAGACGCTCCAGTCCATCGACCGCATTCCGGAAGACCTTCCGGCGTCGTGGGTGATGAACCAGCGCTACTTCCTGGCGTGCACCTCGGTGGGGGCCATTCCCTGGATGGTGCCGCTGCTGGAGAACGATCCCGAGACGCTGCGCGGCATCTACGACCACCTGGACGGCATCTTCATCGCCGGCGGCGTGGACGTGGACCCCACCTCGTACGGCGCCGAGCGCCACGCGCTGTGCGGACGCACCGACCTGGCGCGCGACTACGTGGAGCTGATGTTCGCCCGCTGGGCGCTGGAAGACGGCAAGCCGGTGATGGGCGTGTGCCGCGGCCAGCAGGTGATCAACGTGGCGGCCGGCGGCACGCTGGTGCAGGACTGCGGCGAGCTGTTCCCCGGCGCCCTCAAGCACGACTACTTCCCCGGCGCGGGGTGGGCGCGCGACCACCTGGCGCACGACGTTCGCATTGCCCCGGGGTCGCGGCTTCACACGGCGTTCGGCGTGGAGCAGGCGATGGTCAACTCCATGCACCACCAGTCGGTGGACCGCCTGGGCGAGGGGCTGGTGGCCACCGCATGGGCGCAGGACGGCATGGTCGAGGCCCTGGAGGGCACGCGCGAGGGGCAGTTCCTGGTGGGGGTGCAGTGGCACCCGGAAATGCTGATCGACACGCACGAGGGCACGCGCAAGCTCTTCGAGGCCTTCATCGAGGCCGCCAACCAGTTCCACGACGCCAAGTCGCTCGCCTACGCCTGA
- a CDS encoding transglycosylase SLT domain-containing protein: MGAVRREKWRSRAPLRSLRPRGARPWLVLGAVIVLALLPPVRAVAARAWGVVDAALAASRAAEARERQVAEYARRYGISVELADEIERAAREEELDAELAFRLVRVESAFRESARSPVGALGLTQVMPATANELMPGITREQLLERRTNLRLGFRYLKYLLAVYDGDQEEALTAYNRGMGTVRRIRSAGGDPANGYADLVLGARGGSPVNLVRHDSAAAPAPPLHETAPTRLPPGF, translated from the coding sequence TTGGGTGCCGTCCGCCGCGAGAAATGGAGGAGCCGTGCCCCGCTGCGCTCGCTGCGGCCCAGGGGCGCGCGTCCCTGGCTGGTGCTGGGCGCCGTCATCGTGCTGGCGCTGCTGCCGCCCGTCCGCGCGGTGGCGGCCCGCGCGTGGGGCGTGGTGGACGCGGCGCTGGCGGCGTCGCGCGCGGCCGAGGCGCGCGAGCGGCAGGTGGCCGAGTACGCGCGGCGCTACGGCATTTCGGTGGAGCTGGCGGACGAGATCGAGCGCGCCGCCCGGGAAGAGGAGCTGGATGCGGAGCTGGCGTTTCGCCTCGTTCGCGTGGAGAGCGCCTTCCGCGAGTCCGCGCGTAGCCCGGTCGGCGCGCTGGGGCTTACGCAGGTGATGCCCGCGACGGCCAACGAGCTGATGCCGGGCATCACCCGCGAGCAGCTGCTGGAGCGGCGCACCAACCTGCGCCTGGGCTTTCGCTACCTGAAGTACCTGCTGGCCGTGTACGACGGCGACCAGGAGGAGGCGCTGACGGCGTACAACCGCGGAATGGGCACGGTGCGGCGCATCCGCTCGGCCGGGGGCGACCCCGCCAACGGCTACGCCGACCTGGTGCTGGGCGCACGCGGCGGATCGCCCGTGAACCTGGTGCGCCACGATTCCGCCGCCGCCCCCGCCCCGCCGCTGCACGAAACCGCGCCCACGCGCCTTCCCCCCGGCTTCTGA